A single window of Rhodamnia argentea isolate NSW1041297 chromosome 5, ASM2092103v1, whole genome shotgun sequence DNA harbors:
- the LOC115739932 gene encoding MLP-like protein 328, whose amino-acid sequence MANLQGKLEAEVELKSPADKFFKFWRSETHKMPTVTSKHIQGIKVHEGDWDQHGAIKIWNYTVDGKSGTFKEKVEFDDNDMSVTLHGIEGHLYDEYKVYRPICKVVPKGQGSVAKLSIEYEKYKASDPNPDKYMAVFIDMTKDIDAHVSSA is encoded by the exons ATGGCGAATTTGCAGGGAAAACTAGAGGCTGAAGTCGAGCTGAAATCACCAGCCGACAAATTCTTCAAGTTTTGGAGGAGCGAAACCCACAAAATGCCCACCGTCACCTCCAAACACATTCAAGGAATCAAAGTTCATGAAGGCGACTGGGATCAGCATGGAGCTATCAAGATTTGGAATTACACCGTTG ACGGGAAATCCGGGACGTTCAAAGAGAAGGTCGAGTTCGACGACAATGACATGTCAGTCACCCTCCACGGCATCGAGGGCCACCTCTACGATGAGTACAAGGTCTACAGGCCAATATGCAAGGTCGTCCCAAAGGGGCAAGGCAGCGTGGCTAAGCTGAGCATCGAGTACGAGAAGTACAAGGCGAGCGACCCTAACCCTGACAAGTATATGGCCGTCTTCATCGACATGACCAAGGACATTGATGCTCACGTTTCAAGCGCATGA